A genomic segment from Pectinophora gossypiella chromosome 27, ilPecGoss1.1, whole genome shotgun sequence encodes:
- the LOC126379029 gene encoding cytochrome c oxidase assembly factor 4 homolog, mitochondrial, producing MTVKPREKASDVDEDPVESLLKKTGCLQLHYKVQECIAETKDWRKCQNEVNEFKTCITKHKQQEMAKLKS from the exons ATGACTGTGAAACCGCGAGAAAAAGCTTCAGATGTCGATGAAGACCCCGTGGAGTCTTTGCTGAAAAAAACCGGCTGTTTGCAGCTTCACTACAAAGTACAG GAATGCATAGCTGAAACCAAGGATTGGAGAAAATGCCAGAACGAAGTTAACGAGTTCAAAACTTGTATTACTAAACACAAACAGCAAGAAATGGCCAAATTGAAAAGCTAG
- the LOC126378720 gene encoding uncharacterized protein LOC126378720, whose translation MLGIDTMSRARAYNSLPKTVKYLQSYDWLDFRAYSKVGFRTFENILPLLTGLPPITTRVLEEQFKALEKNAHRFMWNRFKEAGYMTAFGETHMETFFRFYELHPTDHYVRRFEEELWRGNYVCSGSMFPERHLFDYILQFIRAYKDPYFGFFFSNSFSHDYPGSPALLDKHLIEFLEQLRQTKSWNSTFVVLFSDHGVTYGKPRNDKQKEFYYEERLPMLFMQVPDDFKEVFPDEYFNMQWNQNRLTTVYDLHATMLKILSLSTNTRQSKPDACPKVTGLTEKISSKRTCKDACVSEIYCTCQCLINAPNTWLTRKSLNVAVSKVQQISQAIKTDVKCTKCAKLKYEKTNRIHFYTRGNKTWYIVNFDVSPGYKSFEAILEYDGQRFTHLVTEITKAMADQSCVYAYQDKVYCECIKDNKCT comes from the exons ATGCTGGGGATCGACACGATGTCTCGAGCTCGCGCGTACAACAGCTTGCCGAAGACTGTGAAGTACTTACAGTCTTACGATTGGCTGGACTTTAGGGCTTATTCTAAG GTGGGATTTCggacatttgaaaatattttaccgTTGTTGACGGGTTTACCACCGATCACCACCAGAGTTCTAGAAGAACAATTTAAGGCATTGGAGAAAAACGCACATCGCTTCATGTGGAACAG GTTCAAAGAAGCTGGATACATGACTGCGTTTGGCGAGACTCACATGGAGACGTTCTTTAGATTCTACGAGCTCCACCCCACCGACCATTACGTGCGGCGGTTCGAAGAGGAGCTCTGGAGAGGCAACTACGTCTGCTCCGGAAGCATGTTCCCTGAACGACACCTTTTCGACTACATACTCCAATTTATCCGAGCCTACAAAGACCCATACTTCGGGTTTTTCTTCTCCAATTCCTTCAGCCACGACTATCCGGGTTCGCCGGCCCTCCTGGACAAACACTTGATAGAATTCCTGGAGCAATTGCGTCAGACTAAATCCTGGAATAGTACGTTTGTCGTTCTTTTCTCAGATCACGGCGTGACGTACGGAAAGCCAAGGAATGACAAGCAGAAGGAGTTTTATTACGAAGAACGGCTGCCTATGCTGTTTATGCAG GTCCCTGACGACTTCAAAGAGGTTTTCCCCGACGAGTATTTCAACATGCAGTGGAATCAGAACAGACTGACGACCGTCTACGACCTCCATGCGACAATGTTGAAGATCCTTAGCCTCTCGACAAACACTCGACAAAGTAAACCAGACGCTTGCCCGAAAGTCACCGGTTTGACCGAAAAAATCTCGTCTAAAAGAACCTGCAAAGAcgcctgtgttagtgaaatttaTTGCACATGCCAGTGCTTGATAAATGCTCCAAATACATGGTTAACAAGGAAGAGTTTGAACGTAGCGGTTTCTAAAGTGCAACAAATCTCTCAGGCTATAAAAACCGACGTGAAATGCACGAAATGTGCGAAGCTAAAATACGAGAAAACGAATAGAATACACTTCTATACAAGAGGCAATAAAACGTGGTATATAGTGAATTTTGACGTTTCTCCTGGCTATAAGTCTTTTGAGGCTATACTTGAGTATGACGGGCAACGTTTCACACATTTAGTTACAGAAATCACGAAAGCAATGGCAGATCAAAGTTGCGTATACGCTTATCAAGATAAGGTGTATTGTGAATGTATCAAAgataataaatgtacttaa
- the LOC126378914 gene encoding methyltransferase-like protein 17, mitochondrial gives MFRRLKLLPCSSICKNYSTKVEIDASLKENFESKVFKPRKHPGTTRVKIAAIPLDIQKAAKIILEDNGAKAMYQEAIKLNNYVRSRLLPPEEGDINKRAAKIHNSVSKQYFSKVNKELTPDEYENANKVIQTKVFNILKKKVYSWGNISFDLATSLQYLMVRAAPEYAILVRILDEIRKTLPDYKPRSFFDFGSGVGTGTWAVNTFWQGDIFEYFCVDTSTHMNDLARLILCNGKDNVEMPLKGFFQRQFLPASTDIKYNIVLSSFSLFELPSMKSRLETIQKLWNKTEDFLIIVEHGSNTGFQIVNEAREFVLNLPEGKNNGYVFSPCPNDNVCPRYMEHETPCNFLMKYESLPFPSKSEIYAEVFSYVILRKGTRPKNDPQWPRIVRAPIVRSGHTICKLCTAQGELKEIIFSKSKHDQTTYRCARSSNWGDLLPIK, from the coding sequence ATGTTTAGACGGCTAAAACTTCTTCCTTGCTCTTCAATATGCAAGAACTACTCGACAAAAGTGGAAATCGACGCGAGTTTAAAGGAAAACTTCGAGTCCAAAGTGTTTAAACCGCGCAAACACCCCGGCACAACGCGCGTTAAAATCGCTgcaatcccacttgatattcagAAAGCTGCAAAAATCATTCTAGAAGACAATGGAGCTAAAGCAATGTACCAGGAGGCCATAAAACTCAACAACTACGTACGTTCACGATTACTCCCGCCAGAAGAAGGAGATATTAACAAAAGAGCCGCGAAAATTCACAACTCCGTCTCCAAACAGTATTTTTCAAAAGTAAATAAGGAATTGACACCAGACGAGTATGAAAACGCAAACAAAGTGATACAAACCAAAGTATTCAATATCTTGAAGAAGAAAGTCTATAGCTGGGGTAATATCTCTTTTGATTTGGCAACAAGCTTGCAATATTTAATGGTACGAGCCGCTCCAGAATATGCTATCCTGGTACGAATACTCGATGAAATTAGAAAAACGTTACCAGATTACAAGCCTAGAAGCTTCTTTGACTTTGGTTCTGGTGTCGGAACGGGTACTTGGGCGGTTAATACATTCTGGCAAGGAGATATTTTTGAGTACTTCTGCGTAGACACTTCGACACATATGAATGATTTAGCCCGATTAATACTGTGCAATGGGAAGGACAACGTGGAGATGCCATTGAAAGGCTTTTTCCAACGACAATTCTTACCCGCCTCAACAGATATAAAGTACAACATAGTCTTATCATCGTTTTCGTTATTCGAACTTCCGTCTATGAAAAGCAGATTGGAAACGATTCAGAAATTATGGAACAAAACAGAAGATTTCTTGATAATCGTTGAGCATGGCTCTAATACGGGGTTTCAAATCGTTAACGAGGCCAGAGAATTTGTCTTAAATCTGCCTGAAGGAAAGAACAATGGGTACGTGTTTTCTCCTTGTCCAAACGACAACGTCTGTCCTCGTTACATGGAACACGAGACGCCTTGCAACTTCTTGATGAAGTATGAATCGTTACCATTTCCTTCGAAGTCTGAAATATATGCAGAAGTGTtttcttatgttatattaagaaAAGGCACACGTCCAAAGAATGATCCTCAGTGGCCTAGAATCGTTAGGGCACCAATCGTTAGGTCTGGACATACAATATGTAAATTATGTACTGCACAAGGGGAGTTGAAggaaattatattttcaaaGTCAAAACACGATCAGACTACGTACAGATGTGCTAGGAGTAGTAATTGGGGGGatttattacctattaaataa